One stretch of Chaetodon auriga isolate fChaAug3 chromosome 18, fChaAug3.hap1, whole genome shotgun sequence DNA includes these proteins:
- the nhsl1b gene encoding NHS-like protein 1 isoform X6 produces MVFIGTSLKSVIKYFKRKAVSNLDEESKWTVHYTAPWHQQENVFLPGSRPPCVEDLHRQAKVNLKTALRECDKLRKDGFRSSQYYSQGPTFSDPTQSNSSLQDDEDDDNDKKSTASSAEDDKSQLSMRPQTPLGEGGEGSEIDGQVVWNKTVPLPTPEEKMRQTAKAVPTDIVAINVTGAVFDRQASIRRSLINTDTVSRRPKKVKRRKTISGLPDNINQELAKGYGGDLRPHSMFIPGQYSTLGRVGSVNSTLRRSQTRDSSCQTEEVKIVPPSMRRIRAQRGQGIAAQMAGISASSSTGSISISSSDSSGILMLPHQFNGDPSRFHSLPRQGARVSLSADPIYSSTPIKSEEQTTPQRQIGKLQADDTVVHMRNAPRTGTLPRPKSQELRGTQASDWGGSPACVVSPHAAYSTSFIPNATLSNSSEVITLKTSSQLSHSPPSAYPTARPLSLASSTNTDPLISSPAGFTHSSTCPALATSTPTHTQQDGGVVVAAPASESGHSDSSIHSHSTLAPTPPSCLPEEQWIYDTPENVVIPHRTLTSSCSTPINQLYSSLDLSSRTTTDSSSLYSQDNDGYYTSMHMDSGLRSRSHGSGHGAAAGRATRHSMYECREMANQEDSGSLYSDRSLSRSISLRKAKKPPLPPARTDSLRRKPGAKKPLGGVSAISGANEAHGAMLNETLIASLQQSLQMGLRGGKGKGASPSSPSHSPSSDYDDPWVLRPRSQSSISAGSSAASLAANANCGGVSNVYSLCHVTPAHSETSSLRSDYADSWGYYMDYPHTHGDQRAQTPPAHAADNMSAGAHPGELQNGGGIHNNQAPRAPDQEGGVAVKPKMSTSSPDRVHRLTSPSSGYSSQSNTPTAGTPVPSFVRSMSPSGSRPKPKVPERKSSLLSSVSMSSSSTSLSSNTSDSLKSFGPPPPPPPPLPLSSSSAPSTPLSPPPPFPPPLPPSSSAGTPPPVSLLPTTPQGPNLSPPPACSTSPEFPPPPSPEMLIPPSSSFNGSFSPPPPPPPPVPTMGPPPPPPLPALVPPSSSPSFVKAVKDDPKPTLSDSPTNSSKPLITPFALQSVQLRSVKRPEMEINGESDHTKAQETGVDLLQGLKPQALEKSDSLEHPSVLPLSNCPPEEDSRNSSPSPVSKLLEELSLDCSITDYTTDGAVINGKAEDQSYFLLNGKEKVEWRESLSSPPQSSQSSPVKQKPPAVSKKPKISFLPPFSPRPISEQVLSQHEDKTSLLQTEDQVDAPQRQMKEEEKESKSEQQKKEETSESSEPQAESSETSTVSQDEPHISASASQDTSLDNGLCTNGDAYGEEEEEEGDGTSSTTGSISSREDDTGGEVFDSSTAESSPAPPANGASEENMVTPTPSRARTTEDLFAAIHRSKRKVLGRKESEEDKSRASPGSHPQSPPVTPTGVAPGTTSSLPRQTGSIQRNIRKSSTSSDTFKALLLKKGSRSETSFRMSAAEMLRSTDPRFQRTRSESELDPPAASPSSPMAPHSPLTSPGRGKRATDEWSRYEAFSLSSPTSSSSSLSGLKYGRSRTPPSAASSKYNARSRILSSPMTVICEREGELAESEYGDTAESLSGPAAQTLPTLKDSNGTLSEESRS; encoded by the exons ATGGTGTTTATCGGGACCTCGTTAAAATCTGTGATTAAATACTTCAAAAGGAAGG cggTGTCTAACCTGGATGAGGAGAGCAAGTGGACAGTCCATTACACAGCTCCGTGGCACCAGCAGGAGAACGTCTTCCTGCCAGGCAGCAGGCCGCCATGCGTAGAAGACCTCCACCGCCAGGCCAAAGTCAATCTCAAGACCGCCCTGCGAG AATGTGACAAATTGAGGAAAGATGGTTTCCGGAGCTCTCAGTACTACTCCCAGGGTCCCACCTTTTCTGACCCCACACAGTccaacagcagcctgcaggacGATGAGGATGATGACAATGATAAGAAG TCCACAGCTTCATCAGCGGAGGACGACAAGTCTCAGCTCTCCATGAGGCCCCAGACCCCGCtgggtgagggaggggaggggtccGAGATCGACGGGCAGGTTGTATGGAACAAGACCGTGCCCCTCCCCACCccagaggagaagatgaggcAGACGGCCAAGGCCGTGCCCACAGACATAGTCGCCATCAACGTCACAG GGGCAGTGTTTGACCGACAGGCGAGCATCCGGCGCTCCCTCATTAACACTGACACCGTGTCCCGCCGGCCCAAGAAGGTCAAACGCAGAAAGACTATATCAGGGCTGCCTGACAACATCAACCAGGAGCTAG CAAAAGGATACGGCGGAGATCTCCGGCCGCATTCCATGTTCATCCCAGGACAGTACTCCACCTTGGGCAGAGTCGGGAGCGTCAACTCAACACTCCGACGTTCACAGACCAGAGACTCCAGCTGCcagacagaggaagtgaagatTGTACCGCCGTCCATGAGAAGGATTCGGGCTCAGAGAGGACAGGGAATTGCTGCTCAAATGGCCGgcatctctgcctcctcctcaacAGGAAGTATATCCATCTCGAGCAGTGACAGCTCTGGGATCTTGATGCTGCCACATCAGTTTAATGGAGATCCTTCCCGTTTTCACAGTCTGCCCCGACAGGGCGCCAGGGTGTCTCTCAGTGCTGACCCCATCTACAGCAGCACCCCCATCAAGTCAGAGGAGCAAACGACACCTCAAAGGCAGATTGGAAAGCTTCAGGCTGACGATACAGTGGTGCACATGAGAAACGCCCCAAGGACAGGCACACTGCCCAGGCCCAAGTCTCAGGAGTTAAGGGGGACACAGGCTAGTGATTGGGGTGGCAGCCCAGCATGTGTGGTCTCCCCTCATGCTGCCTACTCCACTTCATTCATTCCTAATGCCACCCTATCTAACTCCTCTGAGGTCATTACCCTCAAGACCTCCAGTCAGCTCTCCCACTCCCCGCCCTCAGCTTACCCCACAGCTCGGCCGCTCAGCCTGGCTTCCTCCACCAACACTGACCCTCTGATCTCCAGTCCAGCGGGCTTTACCCACAGCTCCACCTGCCCAGCCTTGGCCACTTCTACCCCCACTCATACACAACAGGATGGTGGTGTGGTAGTCGCAGCACCTGCCAGCGAGTCAGGTCATTCGGACAGCAGTATACACAGCCACAGCACCTTGGCCCCAACGCCCCCATCCTGTCTGCCAGAGGAGCAGTGGATTTACGACACACCAGAAAACGTGGTGATTCCACACCGCACTCTAACATCCAGCTGCTCCACCCCTATAAACCAGCTGTATAGCAGCCTGGACCTCTCCTCCAGGACCACTACTGACTCCAGCTCCCTCTATTCCCAAGACAATGATGGATATTACACCTCCATGCACATGGACTCAGGCCTGCGCTCTCGCAGTCATGGCAGTGGGCATGGTGCAGCAGCTGGACGTGCCACCAGGCACAGCATGTATGAGTGCCGCGAGATGGCCAATCAAGAAGACTCTGGAAGCTTGTACAGTGATCGCTCTCTGTCCCGCAGCATCTCCCTCCGCAAAGCCAAGAAGCCACCGCTGCCCCCAGCCCGCACAGACTCTCTTAGACGCAAGCCTGGTGCAAAAAAGCCCCTTGGAGGTGTTAGTGCCATTAGCGGCGCTAATGAGGCACACGGAGCCATGCTCAATGAGACTCTTATTGCCAGCTTGCAGCAGAGCCTACAGATGGGgctgagaggagggaaaggaaaaggggCCTCACCTTCTTCACCCTCTCACAGCCCGAGCAGCGACTATGATGACCCGTGGGTGCTACGGCCACGCAGTCAGAGCAGCATCAGTGCAGGTAGCTCTGCTGCATCACTAGCAGCTAACGCTAACTGTGGCGGTGTGTCTAACGTATACTCGCTATGCCATGTGACCCCTGCTCACAGCGAGACCAGCAGCCTGCGCTCAGACTATGCTGATTCCTGGGGCTACTACATGGACTACCCTCATACCCACGGAGACCAGAGGGCACAGACCCCCCCGGCCCACGCCGCAGATAACATGTCGGCTGGCGCTCATCCAGGAGAATTACAGAATGGAGGTGGGATTCACAACAACCAGGCCCCTAGAGCCCCGGACCAGGAGGGAGGGGTGGCAGTGAAGCCCAAAATGTCCACCTCCTCGCCGGACAGGGTCCACAGACTGACCTCCCCATCTAGTGGCTACTCTAGTCAGTCCAACACCCCCACAGCTGGAACCCCAGTGCCCTCATTCGTCAGGTCCATGTCTCCCTCTGGCAGCCGGCCCAAGCCCAAAGTGCCCGAGAGGAagtcatctctcctctcctctgtatccatgtcctcctcttccacctccctTTCCTCCAACACCTCTGACTCCCTTAAGAGCTTCGGacctcctccgcctccacctccacccctgcccctctcctcctcttcagctcccAGCACCCCTCTCAGCCCACCTCCACCCTTCCCTCCCCCTCTACCCCCAAGTTCCAGTGCAGGCACTCCTCCGCCAGTTTCCCTGTTACCAACCACTCCACAGGGTCCAAATCTGAGCCCACCCCCTGCTTGTTCCACCTCACCAGaattccctcctcctccatctcctgaaATGCTAATCCCCCCCAGTTCGTCCTTCAATGGGAGCTTTagtcctccccctccacctccacctcctgtccCCACCATGgggccacctccacctcctccactgcctgCCCTTGTGccaccttcttcctctccatcttttgTGAAGGCAGTGAAGGATGATCCTAAACCAACTCTTTCCGACAGCCCTACTAATTCATCTAAGCCTCTGATCACCCCGTTTGCGCTGCAGAGTGTTCAGCTCCGCTCTGTTAAACGGCCAGAGATGGAGATTAACGGTGAATCAGACCACACCAAAGCTCAGGAAACAGGGGTAGACCTCCTTCAGGGTCTAAAGCCCCAGGCCCTGGAGAAGTCTGATTCGCTGGAGCATCCCTCTGTGTTACCACTGTCAAACTGCCCCCCAGAAGAAGATTCACGCAACTCCTCACCTTCGCCTGTGTCTAAGCTCTTAGAAGAGTTGTCTTTAGACTGCAGTATCACAGATTACACAACAGATGGCGCTGTCATAAATGGAAAAGCTGAGGATCAAAGTTACTTTCTCTTAAAcggaaaagaaaaagttgaatGGCGGGAATCACTGTCCAGTCCCCCACAGAGCTCCCAAAGCTCTCCTGTCAAACAGAAGCCCCCAGCAGTCTCCAAGAAACCCAAAATCTCCTTTCTCCCACCATTTAGCCCGCGGCCAATCAGTGAACAGGTTCTATCTCAGCATGAGGATAAAACCAGCCTGTTACAAACAGAAGACCAAGTAGATGCGCCGCAAAGACaaatgaaggaagaggagaaggagagtaAAAGTGAGCAACAGAAGAAGGAGGAAACTTCAGAGAGCTCCGAGCCTCAGGCAGAGAGCAGTGAAACATCCACAGTAAGCCAGGACGAGCCCCATATCTCTGCTTCTGCCAGCCAGGACACAAGTCTCGATAACGGACTGTGTACCAATGGAGATGCTtatggggaggaagaggaggaggagggagatggaaCAAGTAGCACGACTGGATCCATCAGCTCCAGGGAGGACGACACTGGTG gtgAGGTGTTCGACTCCAGCACGGCTGAATCGTCTCCGGCCCCGCCAGCCAACGGGGCCTCCGAGGAGAACATGGTGACCCCGACTCCCTCACGGGCCCGAACGACTGAGGACCTCTTTGCGGCCATTCACAG GTCAAAGCGCAAGGTCCTGGGCCGCAAGGAGTCTGAGGAGGACAAGTCCCGGGCCAGTCCTGGGAGCCACCCACAGTCTCCACCCGTCACCCCGACAGGCGTGGCCCCAGGGACAACGTCCTCTTTGCCCCGTCAGACAGGCTCCATCCAGCGCAACATCCGCAAGTCCTCCACCAGCAGTGACACCTTCAAGGCCCTGCTCCTGAAGAAGGGCAGCCGCTCAGAGACCAGCTTCAGGATGTCAGCCGCTGAGATGCTTCGCTCCACTGACCCCCGCTTCCAGAGAACACGCTCCGAGTCAGAGTTGGACCCCCCcgctgcttccccctcctcaCCGATGGCGCCACACAGCCCCTTGACCTCCCCCGGCCGTGGTAAGAGGGCAACGGATGAGTGGAGCCGCTATGAGGCCTTTTCTCTGTCCTCGCCGACTTCATCGTCCTCATCACTGAGCGGCTTAAAG
- the nhsl1b gene encoding NHS-like protein 1 isoform X3, with product MVFIGTSLKSVIKYFKRKAVSNLDEESKWTVHYTAPWHQQENVFLPGSRPPCVEDLHRQAKVNLKTALRECDKLRKDGFRSSQYYSQGPTFSDPTQSNSSLQDDEDDDNDKKSTASSAEDDKSQLSMRPQTPLGEGGEGSEIDGQVVWNKTVPLPTPEEKMRQTAKAVPTDIVAINVTGAVFDRQASIRRSLINTDTVSRRPKKVKRRKTISGLPDNINQELAKGYGGDLRPHSMFIPGQYSTLGRVGSVNSTLRRSQTRDSSCQTEEVKIVPPSMRRIRAQRGQGIAAQMAGISASSSTGSISISSSDSSGILMLPHQFNGDPSRFHSLPRQGARVSLSADPIYSSTPIKSEEQTTPQRQIGKLQADDTVVHMRNAPRTGTLPRPKSQELRGTQASDWGGSPACVVSPHAAYSTSFIPNATLSNSSEVITLKTSSQLSHSPPSAYPTARPLSLASSTNTDPLISSPAGFTHSSTCPALATSTPTHTQQDGGVVVAAPASESGHSDSSIHSHSTLAPTPPSCLPEEQWIYDTPENVVIPHRTLTSSCSTPINQLYSSLDLSSRTTTDSSSLYSQDNDGYYTSMHMDSGLRSRSHGSGHGAAAGRATRHSMYECREMANQEDSGSLYSDRSLSRSISLRKAKKPPLPPARTDSLRRKPGAKKPLGGVSAISGANEAHGAMLNETLIASLQQSLQMGLRGGKGKGASPSSPSHSPSSDYDDPWVLRPRSQSSISAGSSAASLAANANCGGVSNVYSLCHVTPAHSETSSLRSDYADSWGYYMDYPHTHGDQRAQTPPAHAADNMSAGAHPGELQNGGGIHNNQAPRAPDQEGGVAVKPKMSTSSPDRVHRLTSPSSGYSSQSNTPTAGTPVPSFVRSMSPSGSRPKPKVPERKSSLLSSVSMSSSSTSLSSNTSDSLKSFGPPPPPPPPLPLSSSSAPSTPLSPPPPFPPPLPPSSSAGTPPPVSLLPTTPQGPNLSPPPACSTSPEFPPPPSPEMLIPPSSSFNGSFSPPPPPPPPVPTMGPPPPPPLPALVPPSSSPSFVKAVKDDPKPTLSDSPTNSSKPLITPFALQSVQLRSVKRPEMEINGESDHTKAQETGVDLLQGLKPQALEKSDSLEHPSVLPLSNCPPEEDSRNSSPSPVSKLLEELSLDCSITDYTTDGAVINGKAEDQSYFLLNGKEKVEWRESLSSPPQSSQSSPVKQKPPAVSKKPKISFLPPFSPRPISEQVLSQHEDKTSLLQTEDQVDAPQRQMKEEEKESKSEQQKKEETSESSEPQAESSETSTVSQDEPHISASASQDTSLDNGLCTNGDAYGEEEEEEGDGTSSTTGSISSREDDTGGEVFDSSTAESSPAPPANGASEENMVTPTPSRARTTEDLFAAIHRGGMQWVGASFLERSKRKVLGRKESEEDKSRASPGSHPQSPPVTPTGVAPGTTSSLPRQTGSIQRNIRKSSTSSDTFKALLLKKGSRSETSFRMSAAEMLRSTDPRFQRTRSESELDPPAASPSSPMAPHSPLTSPGRGKRATDEWSRYEAFSLSSPTSSSSSLSGLKYGRSRTPPSAASSKYNARSRILSSPMTVICEREGELAESEYGDTAESLSGPAAQTLPTLKDSNGTLSEESRS from the exons ATGGTGTTTATCGGGACCTCGTTAAAATCTGTGATTAAATACTTCAAAAGGAAGG cggTGTCTAACCTGGATGAGGAGAGCAAGTGGACAGTCCATTACACAGCTCCGTGGCACCAGCAGGAGAACGTCTTCCTGCCAGGCAGCAGGCCGCCATGCGTAGAAGACCTCCACCGCCAGGCCAAAGTCAATCTCAAGACCGCCCTGCGAG AATGTGACAAATTGAGGAAAGATGGTTTCCGGAGCTCTCAGTACTACTCCCAGGGTCCCACCTTTTCTGACCCCACACAGTccaacagcagcctgcaggacGATGAGGATGATGACAATGATAAGAAG TCCACAGCTTCATCAGCGGAGGACGACAAGTCTCAGCTCTCCATGAGGCCCCAGACCCCGCtgggtgagggaggggaggggtccGAGATCGACGGGCAGGTTGTATGGAACAAGACCGTGCCCCTCCCCACCccagaggagaagatgaggcAGACGGCCAAGGCCGTGCCCACAGACATAGTCGCCATCAACGTCACAG GGGCAGTGTTTGACCGACAGGCGAGCATCCGGCGCTCCCTCATTAACACTGACACCGTGTCCCGCCGGCCCAAGAAGGTCAAACGCAGAAAGACTATATCAGGGCTGCCTGACAACATCAACCAGGAGCTAG CAAAAGGATACGGCGGAGATCTCCGGCCGCATTCCATGTTCATCCCAGGACAGTACTCCACCTTGGGCAGAGTCGGGAGCGTCAACTCAACACTCCGACGTTCACAGACCAGAGACTCCAGCTGCcagacagaggaagtgaagatTGTACCGCCGTCCATGAGAAGGATTCGGGCTCAGAGAGGACAGGGAATTGCTGCTCAAATGGCCGgcatctctgcctcctcctcaacAGGAAGTATATCCATCTCGAGCAGTGACAGCTCTGGGATCTTGATGCTGCCACATCAGTTTAATGGAGATCCTTCCCGTTTTCACAGTCTGCCCCGACAGGGCGCCAGGGTGTCTCTCAGTGCTGACCCCATCTACAGCAGCACCCCCATCAAGTCAGAGGAGCAAACGACACCTCAAAGGCAGATTGGAAAGCTTCAGGCTGACGATACAGTGGTGCACATGAGAAACGCCCCAAGGACAGGCACACTGCCCAGGCCCAAGTCTCAGGAGTTAAGGGGGACACAGGCTAGTGATTGGGGTGGCAGCCCAGCATGTGTGGTCTCCCCTCATGCTGCCTACTCCACTTCATTCATTCCTAATGCCACCCTATCTAACTCCTCTGAGGTCATTACCCTCAAGACCTCCAGTCAGCTCTCCCACTCCCCGCCCTCAGCTTACCCCACAGCTCGGCCGCTCAGCCTGGCTTCCTCCACCAACACTGACCCTCTGATCTCCAGTCCAGCGGGCTTTACCCACAGCTCCACCTGCCCAGCCTTGGCCACTTCTACCCCCACTCATACACAACAGGATGGTGGTGTGGTAGTCGCAGCACCTGCCAGCGAGTCAGGTCATTCGGACAGCAGTATACACAGCCACAGCACCTTGGCCCCAACGCCCCCATCCTGTCTGCCAGAGGAGCAGTGGATTTACGACACACCAGAAAACGTGGTGATTCCACACCGCACTCTAACATCCAGCTGCTCCACCCCTATAAACCAGCTGTATAGCAGCCTGGACCTCTCCTCCAGGACCACTACTGACTCCAGCTCCCTCTATTCCCAAGACAATGATGGATATTACACCTCCATGCACATGGACTCAGGCCTGCGCTCTCGCAGTCATGGCAGTGGGCATGGTGCAGCAGCTGGACGTGCCACCAGGCACAGCATGTATGAGTGCCGCGAGATGGCCAATCAAGAAGACTCTGGAAGCTTGTACAGTGATCGCTCTCTGTCCCGCAGCATCTCCCTCCGCAAAGCCAAGAAGCCACCGCTGCCCCCAGCCCGCACAGACTCTCTTAGACGCAAGCCTGGTGCAAAAAAGCCCCTTGGAGGTGTTAGTGCCATTAGCGGCGCTAATGAGGCACACGGAGCCATGCTCAATGAGACTCTTATTGCCAGCTTGCAGCAGAGCCTACAGATGGGgctgagaggagggaaaggaaaaggggCCTCACCTTCTTCACCCTCTCACAGCCCGAGCAGCGACTATGATGACCCGTGGGTGCTACGGCCACGCAGTCAGAGCAGCATCAGTGCAGGTAGCTCTGCTGCATCACTAGCAGCTAACGCTAACTGTGGCGGTGTGTCTAACGTATACTCGCTATGCCATGTGACCCCTGCTCACAGCGAGACCAGCAGCCTGCGCTCAGACTATGCTGATTCCTGGGGCTACTACATGGACTACCCTCATACCCACGGAGACCAGAGGGCACAGACCCCCCCGGCCCACGCCGCAGATAACATGTCGGCTGGCGCTCATCCAGGAGAATTACAGAATGGAGGTGGGATTCACAACAACCAGGCCCCTAGAGCCCCGGACCAGGAGGGAGGGGTGGCAGTGAAGCCCAAAATGTCCACCTCCTCGCCGGACAGGGTCCACAGACTGACCTCCCCATCTAGTGGCTACTCTAGTCAGTCCAACACCCCCACAGCTGGAACCCCAGTGCCCTCATTCGTCAGGTCCATGTCTCCCTCTGGCAGCCGGCCCAAGCCCAAAGTGCCCGAGAGGAagtcatctctcctctcctctgtatccatgtcctcctcttccacctccctTTCCTCCAACACCTCTGACTCCCTTAAGAGCTTCGGacctcctccgcctccacctccacccctgcccctctcctcctcttcagctcccAGCACCCCTCTCAGCCCACCTCCACCCTTCCCTCCCCCTCTACCCCCAAGTTCCAGTGCAGGCACTCCTCCGCCAGTTTCCCTGTTACCAACCACTCCACAGGGTCCAAATCTGAGCCCACCCCCTGCTTGTTCCACCTCACCAGaattccctcctcctccatctcctgaaATGCTAATCCCCCCCAGTTCGTCCTTCAATGGGAGCTTTagtcctccccctccacctccacctcctgtccCCACCATGgggccacctccacctcctccactgcctgCCCTTGTGccaccttcttcctctccatcttttgTGAAGGCAGTGAAGGATGATCCTAAACCAACTCTTTCCGACAGCCCTACTAATTCATCTAAGCCTCTGATCACCCCGTTTGCGCTGCAGAGTGTTCAGCTCCGCTCTGTTAAACGGCCAGAGATGGAGATTAACGGTGAATCAGACCACACCAAAGCTCAGGAAACAGGGGTAGACCTCCTTCAGGGTCTAAAGCCCCAGGCCCTGGAGAAGTCTGATTCGCTGGAGCATCCCTCTGTGTTACCACTGTCAAACTGCCCCCCAGAAGAAGATTCACGCAACTCCTCACCTTCGCCTGTGTCTAAGCTCTTAGAAGAGTTGTCTTTAGACTGCAGTATCACAGATTACACAACAGATGGCGCTGTCATAAATGGAAAAGCTGAGGATCAAAGTTACTTTCTCTTAAAcggaaaagaaaaagttgaatGGCGGGAATCACTGTCCAGTCCCCCACAGAGCTCCCAAAGCTCTCCTGTCAAACAGAAGCCCCCAGCAGTCTCCAAGAAACCCAAAATCTCCTTTCTCCCACCATTTAGCCCGCGGCCAATCAGTGAACAGGTTCTATCTCAGCATGAGGATAAAACCAGCCTGTTACAAACAGAAGACCAAGTAGATGCGCCGCAAAGACaaatgaaggaagaggagaaggagagtaAAAGTGAGCAACAGAAGAAGGAGGAAACTTCAGAGAGCTCCGAGCCTCAGGCAGAGAGCAGTGAAACATCCACAGTAAGCCAGGACGAGCCCCATATCTCTGCTTCTGCCAGCCAGGACACAAGTCTCGATAACGGACTGTGTACCAATGGAGATGCTtatggggaggaagaggaggaggagggagatggaaCAAGTAGCACGACTGGATCCATCAGCTCCAGGGAGGACGACACTGGTG gtgAGGTGTTCGACTCCAGCACGGCTGAATCGTCTCCGGCCCCGCCAGCCAACGGGGCCTCCGAGGAGAACATGGTGACCCCGACTCCCTCACGGGCCCGAACGACTGAGGACCTCTTTGCGGCCATTCACAG AGGGGGCATGCAGTGGGTGGGTGCATCCTTTCTAGAGAG GTCAAAGCGCAAGGTCCTGGGCCGCAAGGAGTCTGAGGAGGACAAGTCCCGGGCCAGTCCTGGGAGCCACCCACAGTCTCCACCCGTCACCCCGACAGGCGTGGCCCCAGGGACAACGTCCTCTTTGCCCCGTCAGACAGGCTCCATCCAGCGCAACATCCGCAAGTCCTCCACCAGCAGTGACACCTTCAAGGCCCTGCTCCTGAAGAAGGGCAGCCGCTCAGAGACCAGCTTCAGGATGTCAGCCGCTGAGATGCTTCGCTCCACTGACCCCCGCTTCCAGAGAACACGCTCCGAGTCAGAGTTGGACCCCCCcgctgcttccccctcctcaCCGATGGCGCCACACAGCCCCTTGACCTCCCCCGGCCGTGGTAAGAGGGCAACGGATGAGTGGAGCCGCTATGAGGCCTTTTCTCTGTCCTCGCCGACTTCATCGTCCTCATCACTGAGCGGCTTAAAG